A genomic segment from Bradyrhizobium sp. CB1015 encodes:
- a CDS encoding acetolactate synthase large subunit, translating to MSGQQRKAKGSDLFVAALENEGVDRIFGIPGEENLDLVESLRASRIELVLTRHEQAAAFMAATHGRLTGKPGVCLSTLGPGALNLSTGAAYAHLGAMPMILITGQKPIMSSRQARFQIVDVVATMKPLTKLSRQIVSASSIPTVVRDAFRVAMEERPGPVHLELPEDIAGDEVSDVPVIPVHPIEIPVAHRAALDRAAEMIMAARRPLVMMGAATSRPRSTHGIANFVRRTGIPFFTTQMGKGTVPGGTNLYMGTAALSERDYVHDAIEAADLIIAIGHDPIEKPPFIMGPSGPKVIHVSYTPASVEQVYFPDAEVVGDVGPSLELLADRLEGKLPQAAALLPLRDEILKHLADRATEARWPPTPQRIVHDIRQVIPENGIVALDNGMYKIWFARNYRTRVANTLLLDNALATMGAGLPSAMMAAMLYPDRRVLAVAGDGGFMMNSQEMETAVRLKLNLVVLVLEDNAYGMIRWKQAVDHFADYGMTFGNPDFVLYAKAYGAKGHRIETIESFGPTLDAAFREGGVHLVSIPVDYSENVRVLVDELRAHEKAKA from the coding sequence ATGAGCGGCCAGCAACGCAAGGCGAAGGGATCGGACCTGTTTGTCGCCGCACTGGAGAATGAAGGTGTCGACCGCATCTTCGGCATTCCCGGCGAAGAGAATCTCGATCTCGTCGAATCGCTGCGCGCCTCCAGGATCGAGCTGGTCCTGACCCGGCACGAGCAGGCTGCCGCCTTCATGGCCGCCACGCATGGGCGGCTGACCGGCAAGCCCGGCGTCTGCCTGTCGACGCTCGGCCCCGGTGCACTCAATCTGTCCACCGGCGCGGCCTATGCGCATCTCGGTGCGATGCCGATGATCCTGATCACCGGCCAGAAGCCGATCATGAGCAGCCGGCAGGCCCGTTTCCAGATCGTGGACGTGGTCGCAACCATGAAGCCGCTGACCAAGCTGTCGCGGCAGATCGTCAGCGCCTCCAGCATTCCGACCGTGGTGCGCGACGCCTTTCGCGTCGCGATGGAGGAGCGGCCGGGTCCGGTGCATCTCGAGCTGCCCGAGGACATCGCGGGTGACGAGGTGTCTGACGTCCCGGTGATCCCGGTTCATCCGATCGAAATCCCGGTCGCCCATCGCGCCGCGCTCGATCGCGCCGCCGAGATGATCATGGCCGCAAGGCGCCCGCTGGTGATGATGGGCGCTGCGACCAGCCGGCCGCGCTCGACCCACGGCATCGCAAATTTCGTGCGGCGCACCGGCATTCCGTTCTTCACGACGCAGATGGGCAAGGGCACCGTTCCCGGCGGCACCAATCTCTACATGGGCACGGCGGCGCTGTCGGAGCGCGATTACGTTCACGACGCGATCGAGGCCGCTGACCTGATCATCGCCATCGGTCACGACCCGATCGAGAAGCCGCCCTTCATCATGGGCCCCTCAGGGCCGAAGGTGATTCACGTCAGCTACACGCCGGCGAGCGTCGAGCAGGTCTATTTCCCCGATGCCGAGGTCGTCGGCGACGTCGGCCCGAGCCTGGAGCTGCTGGCAGACCGGCTCGAAGGCAAGCTGCCGCAGGCTGCGGCGCTGCTGCCGCTGCGCGACGAGATCCTGAAGCACCTCGCCGACCGCGCCACGGAGGCGCGCTGGCCGCCGACGCCGCAGCGCATCGTGCACGACATCCGCCAGGTGATCCCCGAGAACGGCATCGTCGCGCTCGACAACGGCATGTACAAGATCTGGTTCGCGCGCAATTACCGCACCCGCGTCGCCAACACGCTCCTGCTCGACAATGCGCTGGCGACCATGGGCGCCGGCCTGCCGTCCGCGATGATGGCCGCGATGCTCTATCCCGATCGCCGCGTGCTTGCAGTTGCCGGCGACGGCGGCTTCATGATGAACAGCCAGGAGATGGAGACGGCGGTCCGCCTCAAGCTCAATCTCGTCGTGCTGGTACTCGAGGACAACGCCTACGGCATGATCCGCTGGAAGCAGGCGGTGGATCATTTCGCCGATTACGGCATGACGTTTGGCAATCCCGACTTCGTCCTCTATGCGAAGGCTTACGGGGCGAAAGGACATCGGATCGAGACGATCGAGAGCTTCGGCCCGACGCTCGACGCCGCCTTTAGGGAAGGCGGCGTGCATCTGGTCTCGATCCCGGTCGACTATTCGGAGAACGTCCGGGTGCTCGTGGACGAGCTACGGGCGCACGAGAAGGCGAAGGCGTGA
- a CDS encoding serine hydrolase has product MDARVSDFSAVRTAMQRYVDQEIIPGVSWAVLRGREVVDQQCVGFADREANTALRPDHIFRAFSNTKIFVTCAIMLLVEQGGIRLDDAIEKFLPQLGNRKVLKQGASSLADVELAKSPITIRQLLTHTSGLSYGIFDPGTVLFKGYNEARVLNPLTPLSDMIDKLADLPLSYHPGTAWEYSVATDVLGRVVEVVSGKSLDAFLKARIFDPLGMTDTGFYVSEAQQGRLVALYYGADVLDPMKPGLTRADNLPFPQAYRRPFPRLSGGGGLVSTLPDMLALVRALLPGSDALLKPETLRQMMTNQLPAGQTIRFANLGPIPGKGFGLGGAVTFAPTPFDPPNSTGEFQWGGLAGTHWWICPEANTAGVLMAQRHMGFWNPFFFEFKRLAYQAVGG; this is encoded by the coding sequence ATGGACGCCAGGGTCAGCGATTTTTCCGCCGTACGGACGGCGATGCAACGCTACGTCGATCAGGAGATCATTCCCGGCGTATCCTGGGCCGTGCTGCGCGGCCGCGAGGTGGTCGATCAGCAATGCGTCGGCTTTGCCGACCGCGAGGCCAACACTGCGCTGCGGCCCGACCACATCTTCCGCGCGTTCTCCAACACCAAGATCTTCGTCACCTGCGCGATCATGCTGCTGGTCGAGCAAGGCGGCATCAGGCTCGATGACGCAATCGAAAAATTCCTGCCGCAGCTCGGCAATCGCAAGGTCCTGAAGCAGGGCGCTTCGAGCCTCGCCGATGTCGAGCTGGCGAAGAGCCCGATCACGATCCGCCAGCTCCTGACCCACACCTCCGGTCTCAGCTACGGTATTTTCGATCCCGGCACGGTGCTGTTCAAAGGCTACAACGAGGCGCGGGTGCTCAATCCGCTGACGCCGCTCTCCGACATGATCGACAAGCTCGCCGACCTGCCGCTGTCCTATCATCCCGGCACGGCCTGGGAATATTCGGTGGCGACCGACGTGCTCGGACGCGTCGTGGAGGTCGTCTCGGGCAAATCCCTCGATGCCTTCCTCAAGGCGCGCATCTTCGATCCCCTGGGCATGACCGATACTGGCTTCTACGTGTCGGAGGCGCAGCAGGGCAGGCTGGTCGCGCTCTACTATGGCGCCGACGTGCTCGATCCCATGAAGCCCGGCCTCACGCGCGCGGACAATCTGCCGTTTCCGCAGGCCTATCGGCGGCCATTCCCGCGGCTCTCGGGCGGCGGTGGTCTGGTCTCGACCCTGCCGGACATGCTCGCGCTGGTCCGCGCGCTGCTGCCGGGCTCAGACGCGCTGCTGAAGCCGGAGACGCTGCGGCAGATGATGACGAACCAGCTGCCCGCAGGCCAGACCATCCGCTTCGCCAATCTCGGGCCGATTCCCGGCAAGGGCTTTGGCCTCGGCGGCGCCGTCACCTTTGCGCCGACGCCGTTCGATCCGCCGAACTCGACCGGCGAATTCCAATGGGGCGGCCTTGCCGGAACTCATTGGTGGATCTGTCCCGAGGCCAATACTGCCGGCGTCCTGATGGCGCAGCGCCATATGGGGTTCTGGAATCCGTTCTTCTTCGAGTTCAAGCGCTTGGCCTATCAGGCGGTCGGAGGCTGA
- a CDS encoding GNAT family N-acetyltransferase: MSASDEALLDRPIWSALTTSQKHLAEGGPRALRYPVDMTPFADMADMSAASFAALGDLMSGSQVAVLFTPEPVEIPAGFKVLLAEPGEQMIGSPADSSLRDAEIVRLGAADVPAMMGLTELTKPGPFAARTHELGIFLGIRARGELVAMAGERMKPGNFTEMTAVCVHPDHRGRGYAQALLAAIAREIEARGEIPFLHVFSSNTSAIALYQRQGMRIRRRLHVTVLMKQG, encoded by the coding sequence ATGTCCGCGAGCGATGAGGCGCTGCTGGATCGTCCGATCTGGAGCGCGCTGACGACGAGCCAGAAGCACTTGGCGGAGGGCGGCCCGCGGGCCTTGCGCTATCCCGTGGACATGACGCCGTTTGCCGATATGGCAGACATGTCCGCCGCGAGTTTTGCGGCGCTCGGCGATCTCATGTCGGGCTCGCAAGTCGCGGTGCTGTTCACGCCCGAGCCGGTCGAAATTCCCGCCGGCTTCAAGGTGCTGCTCGCCGAGCCCGGCGAGCAGATGATCGGCTCGCCCGCCGATAGTTCGCTGCGTGATGCCGAGATCGTCCGCCTGGGCGCGGCCGACGTTCCCGCCATGATGGGGCTGACCGAGCTGACCAAGCCCGGGCCGTTCGCGGCGCGGACACACGAGCTCGGTATCTTCCTCGGCATCCGCGCTCGCGGTGAGCTGGTCGCCATGGCCGGCGAGCGGATGAAGCCAGGCAATTTCACCGAGATGACGGCGGTCTGCGTGCATCCCGACCATCGCGGTCGCGGTTACGCGCAGGCGTTGCTCGCCGCCATCGCGCGCGAGATCGAGGCGCGCGGGGAAATTCCGTTCCTGCACGTGTTCTCGAGCAATACGTCTGCCATTGCGCTGTACCAGCGGCAGGGCATGCGGATCCGGCGTCGCCTGCACGTCACAGTGCTGATGAAGCAGGGATGA
- a CDS encoding DUF429 domain-containing protein — protein sequence MICQNYLGLDGFRFGWVAAWIDDRGDHGFDYSSGLTRLLAMPHARAMIDMPIGLNVSGYRACDLRARELIGPAVFLGARRDLWTFPDMAAANRHYWEHEGRGRGVSAQLWNIRDKMREVDEAMTPARQATIGEAHPELIFWNLAGRVRLEPKTSPRGREQRIALLRDRGFTEVERLLALRHGTGIGRHDLIDACACAVAARDSAQSVGDGRTDPRGLRMEINF from the coding sequence ATGATTTGCCAAAACTATTTGGGGCTCGACGGATTTCGTTTCGGCTGGGTGGCAGCGTGGATCGACGATCGCGGCGATCACGGTTTCGATTATTCGTCCGGCTTGACGCGTCTGCTCGCGATGCCGCACGCCCGCGCGATGATCGACATGCCGATCGGACTGAACGTGAGCGGCTACCGCGCCTGCGATTTGCGCGCACGTGAGCTGATCGGCCCTGCCGTGTTTCTCGGCGCGCGCCGCGACCTCTGGACATTTCCGGACATGGCGGCGGCCAATCGCCATTACTGGGAGCATGAAGGCAGGGGCAGGGGCGTGTCGGCGCAGCTCTGGAATATCAGGGACAAGATGAGGGAGGTCGACGAGGCCATGACGCCGGCGCGGCAGGCGACGATCGGCGAAGCGCATCCGGAATTGATCTTCTGGAATTTGGCAGGGCGAGTGCGGCTCGAACCGAAGACCTCGCCGCGGGGGCGCGAGCAGCGTATCGCGCTCTTGAGAGATCGCGGCTTTACTGAGGTCGAGAGATTGCTCGCGCTTCGCCACGGCACCGGGATCGGTCGCCACGATCTCATCGACGCCTGTGCCTGCGCCGTCGCAGCGCGCGACAGCGCGCAATCCGTTGGTGACGGCAGGACCGATCCGCGCGGATTGCGGATGGAGATAAACTTCTGA
- a CDS encoding bifunctional helix-turn-helix transcriptional regulator/GNAT family N-acetyltransferase, protein MLDPASRVRRFNRAVTSAVGALDTSFLGRGRPLGAARVLNAIGHGRSDVAEIRDYLGLDSGLMSRLLRSLEDEGLIETAARDDDARRRMAKLTRAGRREFAAYEALSNAQAEGLLAQHSQREALLAAMDLIASALTRERVTLEEMDPRCEQARYCLGEYYAELGRRFKQGFDVSLSRDPDAEDMRRPRGTFIVAMSDTLPIGCVGLKGTDHGYAEIKRLWVAPAARGLRLGRRLMDATESAARELGIALLRLDTNSALPEAGQLYRSTGWREIPRFNDDPYPDLFFEKRL, encoded by the coding sequence ATGCTCGATCCCGCCTCCCGCGTCCGTCGCTTCAACCGCGCCGTCACTTCCGCCGTCGGCGCGCTCGATACGTCGTTTCTCGGGCGCGGTCGGCCGCTCGGCGCCGCGCGCGTGCTCAATGCGATCGGGCACGGGCGATCGGACGTGGCGGAGATCCGGGACTATCTCGGCCTCGATTCAGGGCTGATGAGCCGCCTGCTCCGCAGCCTCGAGGACGAAGGGCTGATCGAGACTGCCGCACGCGACGACGATGCGCGGCGGCGCATGGCAAAGCTCACGCGCGCGGGCCGGCGCGAGTTCGCGGCCTACGAGGCGCTGTCCAACGCGCAGGCTGAAGGCCTCCTTGCGCAACATTCGCAACGCGAGGCGCTGCTGGCGGCGATGGACCTGATCGCCTCCGCGCTGACGCGCGAGCGCGTCACGCTGGAGGAAATGGATCCGCGCTGCGAGCAAGCGCGCTACTGCCTCGGCGAGTACTATGCCGAGCTCGGCCGCCGCTTCAAACAAGGCTTCGACGTCTCGCTGTCGCGCGATCCGGACGCCGAGGACATGCGCCGGCCGCGCGGCACCTTCATCGTCGCGATGTCGGACACGCTGCCGATCGGCTGCGTCGGCCTGAAGGGAACCGATCACGGCTATGCCGAGATCAAACGGCTGTGGGTCGCTCCCGCCGCGCGCGGGTTGCGGCTCGGCCGGCGCCTGATGGACGCGACCGAGAGCGCCGCGCGCGAGCTGGGTATCGCCCTGTTGCGGCTCGACACCAACAGCGCACTGCCCGAGGCCGGTCAGCTCTATCGCAGCACGGGCTGGCGCGAGATCCCGCGCTTCAACGACGATCCCTACCCGGACTTGTTCTTCGAGAAGCGGCTCTGA
- a CDS encoding 2-keto-4-pentenoate hydratase — translation MSKASEAADRLVAARDGGPAVAWRDILSSDRAGAYAIQDATLARIGPLGGWKVGASSPDAEPVCAPLPASGLLASGARLGPEFRLRGVEVEVALRVGRALAADDATLPDRELASAFDAYPAIEVVETRLKDWTDSAALAQLADLQSHGALLIGTAAAVSPASIDLRAVEADLKIGEAISRRTIGGNPAGDIWRLLRWLVRHCADRNVPLLPGQLVTTGSCTGMVFAEAGSSARARLVGLGEVAVDF, via the coding sequence GTGAGCAAAGCGAGTGAAGCGGCAGACCGGTTGGTCGCAGCGAGAGACGGCGGGCCGGCGGTCGCCTGGCGCGACATTCTCTCTTCGGATCGTGCCGGCGCCTACGCGATCCAGGATGCCACGCTTGCCCGGATCGGTCCGCTCGGCGGCTGGAAGGTCGGCGCGTCGAGCCCTGACGCCGAGCCCGTCTGCGCGCCGCTTCCTGCGTCCGGCCTGCTTGCCTCCGGCGCGCGGCTCGGTCCGGAATTCCGCCTGCGGGGTGTCGAGGTGGAGGTCGCGCTCCGGGTCGGGCGCGCGCTCGCGGCTGACGACGCCACGTTGCCCGATCGCGAACTTGCGAGTGCCTTCGACGCCTATCCCGCGATCGAGGTGGTCGAGACGCGTCTCAAGGACTGGACGGACAGCGCCGCCCTGGCCCAGCTCGCCGATTTGCAGAGCCACGGCGCGTTGCTGATCGGAACGGCCGCGGCAGTCAGCCCTGCATCCATCGATCTGAGGGCCGTCGAGGCGGATCTTAAGATCGGTGAAGCCATCAGCCGTCGAACCATCGGCGGCAATCCGGCAGGAGACATCTGGCGTCTGCTGCGCTGGCTGGTCCGCCATTGTGCGGACCGGAATGTGCCTCTCTTGCCGGGCCAGCTCGTCACGACCGGTTCGTGCACCGGCATGGTCTTCGCAGAAGCGGGGAGCAGCGCCCGTGCGCGCCTTGTGGGTTTGGGCGAAGTTGCCGTCGACTTCTGA
- a CDS encoding MarR family winged helix-turn-helix transcriptional regulator has product MARSPKSAGKGRKLSNFLCFAIYSANLAFGRAYKPLLDKVGLTYTQYIALVALSDEDEQTVSTLGEKLFLESNTLTPILKKLEQMGLIKRHRDPADERQVRLNLTPAGRRLIEQDLGGSLIEATGLGDDFPVVQKTVSRLRDNLLRATKAHD; this is encoded by the coding sequence GTGGCCCGTTCCCCCAAATCAGCCGGCAAAGGCCGGAAACTGTCGAATTTCCTCTGCTTTGCGATCTATTCGGCCAATCTCGCCTTCGGCCGGGCCTACAAGCCTCTGCTGGACAAGGTCGGCCTGACCTATACGCAGTACATCGCCCTGGTGGCGCTGTCGGACGAGGACGAGCAGACCGTCAGCACGCTGGGCGAGAAGCTGTTCCTGGAATCCAACACGCTGACGCCGATCCTGAAGAAGCTCGAGCAGATGGGGCTGATCAAGCGCCACCGCGATCCTGCCGACGAGCGGCAGGTGCGCCTGAACCTGACGCCCGCGGGGCGCAGGCTGATCGAACAGGATCTCGGCGGGTCGCTGATTGAGGCGACAGGTCTTGGCGACGATTTTCCGGTGGTGCAGAAGACGGTGAGCAGATTGCGCGACAATCTGCTGCGTGCGACCAAGGCCCATGACTAG
- a CDS encoding TROVE domain-containing protein, with amino-acid sequence MVRLNKIVRAFTREGARARRFTPEMELKRALMNCLLWEDQFYEDGVAIADRIKALVPMVAPERVAQLAIEAREVMKLRHAPLLVIREMARNEKHRALVADTLAEVIQRPDEMTELLAIYWADALGPMQQRKRQPVSAQVKKGLARALTRFDAYQLAKWDRDGAVRIRDVLFLVHAKPKDADQAKVWKQLVDGELASPDTWEVSLSAGKNKRETFERLIAERKLGGLALLRNLRLMQTAQVPRETIAGAIEAMRTDRILPYRFITAARYAPDFEPELEAAMLKSIKDHVRLPGRTRLLIDVSGSMFATLSAQSEMTRAEAACGLAILAREICDEVEIFTFSNEVVKVPPRRGFALRDGIINSQPHGGTYLGKAVTEIDRKGDRLIVFTDEQSHDQVPEPKARGTMVNVASYQHGVGHGAWTRVNGFSEAVVAWIAASETALN; translated from the coding sequence ATGGTCAGGCTCAACAAGATCGTTCGCGCCTTCACGCGGGAGGGCGCGCGTGCAAGGCGCTTCACGCCCGAGATGGAGCTGAAGCGGGCACTGATGAACTGCCTTCTGTGGGAGGACCAGTTCTACGAGGACGGCGTTGCGATCGCAGACCGCATCAAGGCCCTCGTGCCCATGGTCGCGCCGGAGCGCGTCGCGCAGCTTGCGATCGAGGCGCGCGAGGTGATGAAGCTGCGGCACGCACCGCTCCTCGTCATCCGCGAGATGGCACGGAACGAGAAGCACCGCGCCCTCGTCGCCGATACGCTCGCTGAGGTGATCCAGCGTCCCGACGAGATGACGGAGCTGCTCGCGATCTACTGGGCGGATGCGCTGGGGCCGATGCAGCAGCGCAAGCGTCAGCCGGTCTCGGCGCAGGTCAAGAAGGGTCTTGCCCGGGCACTGACCAGGTTCGACGCCTATCAGCTCGCCAAGTGGGACCGCGACGGCGCGGTGCGCATCAGGGACGTGTTGTTCCTGGTGCACGCCAAGCCGAAAGATGCCGATCAGGCCAAGGTGTGGAAGCAGCTCGTCGACGGCGAGCTCGCCTCCCCCGACACCTGGGAGGTTTCGCTCTCGGCCGGCAAGAACAAGCGCGAGACCTTCGAGCGGCTGATCGCCGAGCGGAAGCTCGGCGGCCTCGCGCTGCTGCGCAATCTGCGCCTGATGCAGACTGCGCAGGTCCCGCGCGAGACCATCGCAGGCGCGATCGAGGCGATGCGGACGGATCGTATCCTTCCCTATCGCTTCATCACGGCGGCGCGTTATGCGCCGGACTTCGAGCCCGAGCTCGAGGCTGCGATGCTCAAGTCGATCAAGGACCATGTGCGGCTTCCGGGCCGAACCCGGCTCCTGATCGACGTGTCGGGCTCGATGTTCGCGACCCTCTCCGCGCAGTCGGAAATGACGCGTGCGGAGGCGGCGTGTGGCCTTGCCATCCTCGCGCGCGAGATCTGCGACGAGGTCGAGATCTTCACCTTCTCCAATGAGGTCGTGAAGGTCCCGCCCCGCCGCGGCTTCGCGCTTCGAGACGGGATCATCAACTCGCAGCCGCATGGCGGAACGTATCTCGGCAAGGCTGTGACGGAGATCGACCGCAAGGGCGATCGCCTGATCGTCTTCACCGACGAGCAGAGCCACGACCAGGTGCCCGAGCCCAAGGCGCGCGGCACCATGGTCAACGTGGCCTCGTATCAGCACGGTGTCGGTCACGGCGCCTGGACCCGCGTCAACGGCTTCTCCGAGGCCGTCGTCGCGTGGATCGCGGCGTCGGAGACGGCGTTGAACTGA
- a CDS encoding ester cyclase: MTRDDLADIYRAYITCLNRRDWPTLGQFVHDEVAHNARPLGLEGYRAMLERDVREIPDLQFHIEMLISDPPRIAARLKFDCTPAGRFLGLAVNGRRVSFCENVFYEFRDGKIRQVWSVIDKAAIEAQL, from the coding sequence ATGACGAGAGACGACCTCGCCGACATCTACCGCGCCTACATCACTTGCCTGAATCGGCGAGATTGGCCGACACTCGGACAATTCGTGCATGATGAGGTCGCTCACAACGCGCGGCCCCTTGGGCTTGAGGGCTATCGCGCGATGCTGGAACGGGATGTTCGGGAGATCCCCGATCTGCAGTTCCACATCGAGATGCTGATCTCCGATCCTCCCCGCATCGCCGCCCGATTGAAGTTTGACTGCACACCAGCCGGGAGATTCCTCGGTCTTGCCGTCAACGGGCGGCGCGTGTCCTTCTGCGAAAACGTGTTCTACGAATTTCGAGACGGAAAGATCCGGCAGGTCTGGTCGGTGATCGACAAGGCCGCGATCGAGGCGCAGCTCTGA
- a CDS encoding RtcB family protein → MRRPDPYMERARELCLAAGIDPDSRVGEGRGQPAWCLYKDAARKEHLAREANATASSIAEFRTQDARFQNAPLKVFGPHEDATIAQMRNCMAIGNVVTGVICADGHLGYAQPVGGVIAYEKQISISGVGFDIGCGNMAARLDTRFDDIAEIAPTIIRDVAKVISFGVGRANAERAEHDLFDDGDAWRESDMEDYRQKAVKQLGTVGSGNHYVDLMRDEEGFVWIGVHFGSRGLGHTSATRYLKAAGGKDGMNVPPAVVDEDSELGRRYIAAMQLAGRYAYAGREWVVERVRQIIGGSVIESVHNHHNYAWRETHDGKDLWVVRKGATPAFPGQKGFVGGSMGDDAVILEGVDSPEAKASLYSTVHGAGRLFGRREAKRRFSRDEMDRWLNERGVTLIGADLDESPMAYRRLPDVLAQHAGTVRVLHTLRPFAVAMAGEGEFDPWKD, encoded by the coding sequence ATGCGACGACCCGATCCCTACATGGAGCGCGCCCGCGAGCTCTGCCTCGCCGCCGGTATCGATCCCGACTCGCGCGTCGGCGAAGGACGCGGCCAGCCGGCCTGGTGCCTGTACAAGGACGCCGCGCGCAAGGAGCATCTTGCCCGTGAGGCCAATGCGACCGCGAGCTCGATTGCCGAGTTTCGGACGCAGGATGCCCGATTCCAGAACGCGCCGCTGAAGGTCTTCGGCCCGCACGAGGACGCGACCATCGCGCAGATGCGCAATTGCATGGCGATCGGCAATGTCGTCACCGGCGTGATCTGCGCCGACGGCCATCTCGGCTACGCCCAGCCGGTCGGCGGGGTCATCGCCTATGAGAAGCAGATCAGCATCTCCGGCGTCGGCTTCGACATCGGCTGCGGCAACATGGCGGCCCGGCTCGACACCCGCTTCGACGACATTGCGGAGATCGCTCCCACGATCATCCGCGACGTCGCCAAGGTGATCTCGTTCGGCGTCGGCCGTGCCAATGCGGAACGGGCCGAGCACGACCTGTTCGACGACGGCGACGCCTGGCGCGAAAGCGACATGGAGGACTACCGTCAGAAGGCGGTGAAGCAGCTCGGCACGGTCGGATCGGGCAACCACTATGTCGATCTCATGCGCGACGAGGAAGGCTTCGTCTGGATCGGCGTCCACTTCGGCAGCCGCGGCCTCGGACACACCTCCGCGACGCGCTACCTCAAGGCTGCCGGCGGCAAGGACGGCATGAACGTCCCGCCCGCCGTGGTCGACGAGGACAGCGAGCTCGGCCGCCGCTACATCGCGGCGATGCAGCTCGCCGGACGTTACGCCTATGCGGGCCGCGAGTGGGTGGTCGAGCGCGTCCGCCAGATCATCGGCGGCAGCGTCATCGAGAGCGTGCACAACCACCACAATTATGCCTGGCGTGAGACTCACGACGGCAAGGATTTGTGGGTGGTGCGAAAGGGCGCGACGCCGGCGTTTCCCGGCCAGAAGGGGTTCGTCGGCGGCTCCATGGGCGACGACGCCGTCATTCTCGAAGGCGTCGACAGCCCCGAAGCCAAGGCCTCGCTCTACTCGACCGTGCACGGCGCCGGCCGCCTGTTCGGACGACGGGAGGCGAAGCGGCGCTTCTCGCGCGACGAGATGGACCGCTGGCTGAACGAGCGCGGCGTCACCTTGATCGGCGCCGACCTCGACGAGAGCCCGATGGCCTATCGCCGCCTGCCCGACGTGCTGGCGCAGCACGCCGGCACCGTGCGCGTGCTGCACACGCTGCGGCCGTTCGCCGTCGCTATGGCCGGCGAAGGCGAGTTCGATCCGTGGAAGGATTGA
- a CDS encoding cupin domain-containing protein, giving the protein MSHRHLRTLRVLSSAVLFAANLFTLPAAAAQAGVTRTNLQRHDLSSPGREAVQVRVDLAPGVAFGRHAHPGEEIVYVLAGAIEYDVEGKPPVTLRAGDVLFIPAGTVHAAKNVGGETASELATYIVAKDKPLLTLAK; this is encoded by the coding sequence ATGAGCCATCGTCATCTGCGAACCCTCCGCGTGCTGTCGAGCGCAGTTCTGTTCGCGGCAAACCTGTTCACACTGCCGGCCGCGGCGGCGCAGGCCGGCGTCACGCGCACCAACCTGCAGCGCCACGATCTCAGCTCGCCCGGGCGCGAGGCGGTGCAGGTCCGCGTCGACCTTGCCCCGGGCGTGGCGTTCGGTCGGCACGCCCATCCGGGCGAAGAGATCGTCTACGTGCTTGCGGGCGCCATCGAATACGACGTCGAGGGCAAGCCGCCGGTCACGCTGAGAGCCGGCGACGTGCTGTTCATCCCTGCCGGTACGGTGCATGCAGCAAAGAACGTAGGCGGTGAGACCGCCAGCGAACTTGCAACCTATATCGTCGCCAAGGACAAGCCGCTTCTGACGCTGGCGAAGTGA
- a CDS encoding Lin0512 family protein, translated as MTRIRCVTEMGMGVDVHGRDATKAAKRAVSDAIRHSSLGFFRMIGKTANDMFVDVTIGVPNPEAVDKEAVAKELPYGTVTVTAVKGGLEIPSATEVANDPILIANAAVIVSFDKD; from the coding sequence ATGACCCGCATTCGATGTGTCACCGAGATGGGCATGGGCGTCGATGTCCACGGCCGGGACGCCACCAAGGCGGCCAAGCGGGCGGTGTCGGATGCCATCAGGCATTCCAGCCTCGGTTTCTTCCGGATGATCGGCAAGACCGCGAATGACATGTTCGTGGACGTCACGATCGGAGTGCCGAATCCTGAAGCCGTCGACAAGGAGGCTGTCGCCAAGGAGCTGCCTTACGGCACCGTGACAGTCACCGCGGTCAAGGGCGGGCTGGAGATTCCATCGGCCACGGAAGTCGCCAATGACCCCATCCTGATTGCCAATGCCGCCGTCATCGTCAGCTTCGACAAGGACTAG